The following proteins come from a genomic window of Lolium rigidum isolate FL_2022 chromosome 5, APGP_CSIRO_Lrig_0.1, whole genome shotgun sequence:
- the LOC124654129 gene encoding K(+) efflux antiporter 3, chloroplastic-like: protein MAVAAHAALFPARCRCGSSSSMMPTTTTTPSVCVLQPPRRRGRSRAASLPRLGTGETAATGRWRRRRRAAAFRVRAGVGVEIATAVEVINDLGFDTLTFLGVTVLVVPAFRVVKASPILGFFCAGVVLNQFGLIRNLTDVKLLSEWGILFLLFEMGLELSLSRLKALAKFAFGMGLPQVLLSTLAFAAFELPPNGAIGTKVLQFLFNSKPDLVNIRSVDEAIVIGAALSLSSSAFVLQLLAEKGELATRFGSATLGILLLQDIAVVPLLVILPVLESQNVVETSMWPMLVAESLKALGGLGILSLGGKLVIRRIFEFVAESRSSEAFVALCLLTVSGTSLLTQWLGFSDTLGAFLAGALLAETNFRTQIEADIRPFRGLLLGLFFVTTGTSIDMQLLIREWPNVLSLLAGLIAIKTLITTALGTRVGLTLQESIRIGLLLSQGGEFGFVVFSLANRLGVLPLELNKLLIIVVVLSMALTPFLNELGKKAAGIIDERSETKEKPAEVANYGATEPIVILGFGEMGQVLAKFLAAPLSFGLEQDTEGWPYVAFDLNPAVVKSARKSGFPVLYGDGSRPAVMQSAGISSPKAVMVMYTGKEETVESVDRLRQAFPAVPVYVRAQDISHLLDLKKAGATDVVLENAETSLQLGSMLMKGLGVMSDDVSFLSKLVRDSMELQAQEALNNVKEDTMESLQVRVSDLVETNGNGTGMIPREQSLGLSRRPEVRVMKAAPESPIPDLNGNAESDDGVKYCLLETADDDEMVEPPAEARR, encoded by the exons atggcggtggcggcgcacgCCGCCCTCTTCCCCGCGCGCTGCCGCTGCGGTTCCTCCTCCAGCATGATGCCCACCACCACGACCACGCCGTCGGTCTGCGTTCTGCAGCCGCCGCGGCGCCGCGGGAGGAGCAGGGCGGCGTCCCTGCCGCGCCTGGGGACCGGGGAGACGGCGGCAACGGGCAggtggcgccggcggcgtcgAGCGGCGGCGTTCCGGGTGCGCGCGGGGGTGGGCGTGGAGATCGCCACCGCCGTGGAGGTGATCAACGACCTGGGCTTCGACACGCTCACCTTCCTCGGCGTCACCGTCCTCGTCGTCCCGGCCTTCCGCGTCGTCAAGGCCAGCCCG ATCCTGGGCTTCTTCTGCGCCGGCGTCGTGCTCAACCAGTTCGGCCTGATCAGGAACCTCACCGACGTCAAGCTCCTCTCCGAGTGGGGCATCCTCTTCCTG CTGTTCGAGATGGGGCTGGAGCTCTCCCTCTCTCGCCTCAAAGCCCTCGCGAAATTCGCATTCGGGATGGGTTTGCCTCAG GTTCTTCTGTCAACACTGGCTTTCGCGGCGTTTGAGCTTCCGCCTAATGGTGCTATCGGGACAAAAGTCCTGCAGTTCCTCTTTAACTCAAAACCTGATCTG GTGAATATCCGGAGCGTCGACGAAGCGATAGTAATTGGAGCTGCCCTCTCATTATCTTCATCTGCTTTTGTCCTTCAG CTTCTTGCTGAGAAAGGTGAGCTTGCAACAAGATTTGGTTCAGCTACACTGGGAATCCTGCTCCTCCAG GATATTGCAGTTGTTCCTCTCTTGGTCATACTTCCTGTACTAGAGAGTCAG AATGTTGTGGAGACAAGTATGTGGCCTATGCTAGTAGCTGAAAGCTTAAAAGCACTTGGTGGACTTGGCATACTTTCCCTTGGAGGGAAATTGGTTATCAGGCGCATCTTTGAG TTTGTTGCAGAGTCAAGGAGTTCCGAAGCATTTGTTGCCCTCTGTCTTCTCACTGTCTCAGGAACCTCACTTCTCACCCAGTGGTTGGGCTTTAGTGATACA CTAGGTGCTTTCCTTGCTGGCGCCCTCCTTGCAGAAACAAATTTCCGTACACAAATTGAAGCTGACATAAGGCCATTCAGAGGCTTGCTGCTTGGATTGTTTTTCGTGACTACAGGAACTTCCATCGACATGCAG CTTCTTATCCGGGAGTGGCCTAATGTTCTGTCGCTGTTGGCTGGCCTGATTGCAATCAAGACATTGATAACTACTGCATTAGGAACAAGAGTCGGGCTAACTCTTCAAGAAAGCATAAGGATAGGACTGCTGCTTTCTCAAGGAGGCGAGTTTGGGTTTGTGGTATTTTCATTGGCGAACAG GCTTGGCGTCCTACCGCTTGAGCTGAATAAGCTGCTCATTATTGTTGTCGTGTTGTCTATGGCATTAACTCCGTTTCTCAATGAACTTGGAAAAAAAGCAGCAGGAATAATTGATGAGAGATCTGAAACAAAAGAA AAACCAGCTGAGGTGGCGAATTATGGTGCGACTGAACCTATTGTCATTCTTGGCTTTGGAGAAATGGGACAG GTTCTTGCAAAGTTTTTGGCTGCACCATTATCTTTTGGGCTCGAGCAAGATACAGAAGGATGGCCGTACGTAGCATTTGATCTAAATCCTGCTGTGGTCAAG TCAGCTAGAAAATCAGGATTTCCAGTGCTATATGGAGATGGTTCACGCCCTGCAGTTATGCAATCAGCTGGAATATCTTCTCCTAAAGCTGTCATGGTCATGTACACCGGGAAGGAAGAGACAGTTGAGTCCGTCGACAGATTGCGGCAAGCTTTTCCTGCG GTTCCTGTGTATGTTAGGGCTCAAGACATATCGCATTTGTTAGATCTGAAGAAAGCAGGTGCAACAGATGTTGTTCTGGAAAATGCTGAG ACTAGCTTGCAACTGGGCTCGATGCTTATGAAAGGGTTGGGTGTCATGTCTGATGATGTATCCTTTTTGAGTAAGCTTGTGAGAGACTCGATGGAGTTACAGGCTCAGGAAGCACTCAACAATGTCAAGGAAGATACAATGGAGTCACTTCAG GTCCGAGTATCGGACTTGGTTGAGACCAACGGGAACGGTACAGGAATGATTCCCCGGGAACAATCGCTAGGTCTAAGCAGACGCCCAGAGGTGCGGGTGATGAAAGCGGCTCCGGAGAGTCCCATACCTGATCTGAACGGCAATGCAGAATCTGACGATGGTGTGAAATACTGTCTCCTGGAAACCGCTGACGACGATGAGATGGTGGAACCCCCAGCAGAAGCAAGGAGATGA